A window of Acinonyx jubatus isolate Ajub_Pintada_27869175 chromosome E4, VMU_Ajub_asm_v1.0, whole genome shotgun sequence contains these coding sequences:
- the SLAMF7 gene encoding SLAM family member 7: MLAYLACFILVLLSQHPGPATCGAPKELVGNLGGSVTFPLKLPGIQIDTIVWTFNTTPLVTIEPKMPDRQANVIVTHSRNKERVKFLQGNYSLKLSKLSKNDSGDYRMVIYSSSLKDSFSQEYRLRVYEHLSKPKVTMGLQNNENGTCLTNLTCFMDQGGEDVTYSWESLGQAANESHNGSILPISWRLGERDTIFICLVRNPISSNSSNPIFAWTLCEGAAADSESSMILASLGVLLLIIAFALMPVLLIMQREKRKESIEERKGMDTHQEIPNYYPPSGETPVYDTITCVDKTIPEENPEKTLYFSVQIPQKMEEPHSTPISPDTPTLFTYEIVN; the protein is encoded by the exons ATGCTTCATCCTTGTCCTTCTCTCACAGCATCCGG GGCCAGCAACCTGTGGAGCCCCGAAGGAGCTGGTTGGTAACCTTGGTGGGTCTGTGACTTTCCCTCTGAAGCTCCCAGGAATTCAGATAGACACTATCGTCTGGACGTTCAACACAACCCCTCTCGTCACCATAGAGCCAAAAATGCCAGACAGACAAGCCAACGTCATAGTGACCCACAGTCGTAACAAGGAAAGGGTGAAGTTTTTACAAGGAAACTACTCCCTGAAGCTCAGCAAACTGAGTAAGAATGACTCTGGTGACTACCGCATGGTGATATACAGCTCTTCCCTCAAAGACTCCTTCAGCCAGGAGTATAGGCTGCGTGTCTATG AACACCTATCAAAGCCCAAAGTTACCATGGGTCTGCAGAACAATGAGAATGGCACCTGTCTCACCAACCTGACATGCTTCATGGACCAGGGAGGAGAGGATGTGACCTACAGCTGGGAGTCCCTGGGGCAGGCAGCCAATGAGTCCCATAATGGCTCCATCCTTCCCAtatcctggaggctgggagaaagGGACACGATCTTCATCTGTCTGGTCAGGAACCCCATCAGCAGCAATTCTTCAAACCCCATCTTTGCCTGGACGCTCTGTGAAG GTGCGGCTGCTGACTCAGAATCCTCCATGATCCTGGCTTCCCTGGGGGTGCTGTTGCTGATCATTGCCTTTGCACTGATGCCAGTTCTGTTGATtatgcagagagaaaaaagaaaag AGTCCAttgaagagaggaagggaatggACACTCATCAGGAAATTCCTAACTACTACCCCCCGTCTGGAGAGACCCCAGTTTACGACACAATCACTTGCGTTGAT aaaactaTTCCAGAGGAAAATCCagaaaaaacactttatttctcAGTGCAAATACCTCAAAAG ATGGAGGAGCCCCACTCTACACCCATATCCCCAGACACACCAACGTTATTTACCTATGAGATCGTCAACTAA